GAGTCCCGAGCTAAAAGTCACCGTGGACCCCGCCGGCGAAGAGCGCTATGCTGAATTTGTGCGCCTGCTCGAGCGGAGCGGTTGGGCCATCACGCGTAAAAATCCTACCAATGGAATAAGCATCCCGGCGACCGCGACCGCGCCAGTTACAACGCCCGTTTTCCCGCAACGTTAAAAAAAGGCTGTCACAACGGCGCTCCGCCACACAGACACTTCATGCCACGCAAACCTGAAGAAATCGAAGCGGTTGGCCAGGATTCCTTTTTGGACGTGATCACCAACGTCGTGGGGATCATGATTATTCTGGTTGTGATCACCGGCATTCGGGCGGGCAAGGCTCCCCCCGCGGCGGAATCCACCGCTGTTGTCCACCCCTCGGTACCACCCGCGGCGGCTAAATATCCCACCGCTAATAATGTGGTGGATCCCACAGAGCTAGAAAAATTGCGGTCCAAGCAAGCCGCGGCCCGGCGGGAGCTGGAGGCATTGAATGCGGAATTGCGGACCGCCGGGCGGAACAATCGCGCGCTGGAGGAAGAAGTACAAAAACTCGACCAAACCACGGCGCAGCTTAAGCAACAGTTTGAAATCACCCTGGCCCGCCGCTCGCAATTTACCAGTCTGCTGGCCGAGGGAGAATTAAAACTGCAAAGCGAGCGGGCCCGCCTGAGCGCGGAAGAACAACGGGATTTTGATTTGCAGCGGCAATTGGCGGCCGCGCGGTCCGAGGTGGCCGCCGCGACCGCCGCGCTCTCGCAGCCTGTCCCGACGGCCGCGCCCCCGGCGGTGGAGATCGCCGCCTATGCCACGCCGCTGGCAAAGGTGGTGGATGGCGAGGAGGCGCATTTTCAGATTAAAAATGGTCGGATCGCCTATGTGCCGATGGATGAATTGATTGAATTGGCTAAGAAGGAGTTGAAGCCGCAAATCGACCGGGCCAATAGCATCACGCTGCTGCAGGAATTGACCGGCGAGGAATTTCGCTGCGGTCCGCGACGCGGTTTTGAGCTGCGGTACTCCCTGGATATCTTGTTGGACCGCGAACAATCCCGCGTCAAAGTGGCCTTGCGGCGGTTCGAATTGGTCCCGGACCAAGAAAACCTGGGCGAGACGCTGGAGGAAGCCCGCCTACCGAATTCGCAATTTCAGCGGGATATTCGGGAATTTAGCCCGCGCAATGTCACGATCACGCTTTGGACGCATCCCGATAGCTTTGCCGCGTACCGCGCGGCGCAAACACTTTTGCAAAACCAAGGCTATGCCACGGCGGGACGCTTTTTGCCGCCGGGAACTTATATCGCCGGTTCGCCCAATGGCAAAAAGTCGTTAACGCAATAGCGGTAATAATTTTCAGAAATAGCCACGGATGAACACGGATATTCGCGGATAAAATCCGAATAAATCTGTGTTCCGTCAGTGAACATCCGTGGCTAAAAATCTGATATTCATTCTAATCCTTCCCTGGCAAACTCTTCCTGAATCGACTCCTCGACCGCGGCGCAGATTTGATCTAGCTCCGCCAGCGTGGTCGTCAGCGGCGGAAAGATCACCACCACATTTCCCAGTGGTCGCAGCCAGACCCCTTTTTCCAAGGCCCGCTGGCACACCCGCCAGCCCCGGCGTTCCGTCCAGGCAAACGACTCACGCGTTGTCTTATCGCGCACTAGCTCGATCCCGACGATCATTCCCCGCTGGCGGATATCGCCCACGTGGCCATGCCGCCCGATGCGGTCCAGGCGTGCACGCAGACGGTCGATTCGGGGAGGAAGATTTTCCAGGATCTGTTGAGTTTCCAGATATTCCAGCGTGGCCAGGGCCGCCGCCGCCCCCAGGGGGTTGCCGCCGTAAGTGTGGCCGTGAAAAAATGTCCTCCCCGCCGCAAAGTCCCCCAAAAATGCTTGGTAAATCTGTTTGCTGGCCAGCGTGGCCGCCAAAGGCAAATATCCGCCGGTTAGCCCCTTGGCCAGGCACAGCAAATCCGGCGCGACCTGTTCCTGTTGGCAGGCAAACAGCGTCCCGGTCCTGCCGCAGCCGACCGCCACCTCGTCAGCGATAAGGAGCACATCGTAGCGCTGTGTCAGCTCGCGCACTTTTTGCAAATATCCCACTGGATGGGCCAGCATCCCCGCCGCGCACTGCATGAGCGGTTCGATAATCATGGCCGCAATCGTGGCGTGATGCTCCGCCAGCAGTTGCTCCAGCTGGGCCGTATAATAATCGCGGGCCTGCTCGGCGGTGACGCCCGGCGGCAGGCGGTACAGGTCGGGCGCGGGGAGCCGTCGCACGGGAAACAGCAGCGGATCAAACAAAGCGTGAAAACGGGCCACCCCCCCCACGCTGACAGCTCCTAAGGTATCGCCATGATACGCGTCGGTCAGGGCAATGTATTCGGTCTTGGCGGGACGGGGATCGGGCCGTTGCCGCTGATATTGAAAGGCAAGCTTGAGCGCGACCTCCACGGCGGAGGCCCCGGAATCCGAAAAAAACACGTGTTCCATCCCCGCCGGAGCCAGTTCCGCTAGTTTGCGCGCCAGTCGCGCCGTCGTGGGGTGCCCCATGCCTAGGAGCGTTACATGCGCGACCTGGTCAAGCTGTTCACGAATCGCTTTGTCAAGCTCTGGCACGCGATGCCCCAGCAGGTTGCACCACAAACTGCTGACACCGTCGAGATACGTTTTTCCATGAATATCCACCAGCGTCCGCCCCTGCGCGCTGGCGATCAGAAACGGCTGGTACTCGGCCATTTGGGTAAACGCGTGCCACACATGGTCGCGGTCCCAGTCGGCCAGTTGCTGGGGCGAAGAAATCATGAAATCAAGCGACAGGTAAGTTTAGCCACGGATGAGCACGGATTTTCACGGATGAATTCAGGAAATATCCGTGTTACATCAGTGAAAATCCGTGGCTAAAAATTGGTTTTATGATTGAGCGAGCCACTGCAAATCAATCCAAATCTGAAATCTCAAATTTGATAATCTCAAATTTCAAATCAAATAATCTGAAATCTCAAATTAGCAATTCTTGAAATCCGTGGCTAAAATCTCTCTTCCCCCTCGTGGCACTTAAACACCGATCTACGATCCCATTTTGGCAATCAGCTCCAGGCACAGTTCGCGCACGCGGGCGGGGTTGACATTGGGATTGAGCTTTTTGGCCTGGCCCACAAATCCCCCCGCCGCTTGCAGTTTGCCCGCTTTGACATCCGCCACAATCCGGGGATTATCGGCCAGTAATTTTTCGCACAGGGCCACGAGTTCGCTCTCGTCCACCCGCGTGATGCCCAGTTTGGCAATGGCGTCCGCGACGGACAAGTCCTGTGCGAGCATGGCCTCGAACACTTCGCGGGCCTTGCTGGTGTTGAATTCCCCCGCTTGGACGCGTTGGATAAGCTCCGCCAGCGCCGGCGGACGGATGGGAAATTCGGCCAATGGCACCTGGCGCTCATTCAGGGTTCGGGCCAGATCCTGCGTCACCCAGTTGACGGCGGTTTTGCCATCGCCGATGAGTCCGGCCAATTCCAAAAAGTACGCGACCATGGGTTTACCCGAACTTACCAGCACTTCGCAATCGTAGGGTGTCAGGCCAAACTGTGCCTCAAACCGCGCTCGCAGGGCGGGGGGGGGCTCGGGCAGTTGGTCCCGCACCGCCGCAATTTGCTCGCGGGTGACGGTCACAGGGGTAAGATCGGGATCGGGAAAGTAACGGTAGTCGGCGGATTCCTCTTTTTCCCGTTGGGGACGCGTCACGCCCGCGGTGTCATCCCAGCCACGGGTGGTTTTGTGCCCGCCGGGCTGGCCCAATTCGATCTGGCGTTCCCGCCACAGATCGTATTGACGGTCGGCCTCGTAGGCAATGGCCCGCTCGACGGCGCGAAAGCTGTTCATGTTTTTGATTTCGACGATTGGCGTTTTGGCCAGGCGTTCGCCGGGAGCGTCGATATGCAGATTGACATTGGCATCGACCCGCAAAGAGCCTTCCTGCATATTGCAGTCGGATACTTCCAGGTATTCCAAGAGCAGCTTGAGTTCGGTGAGATAAGCTTTGGCCTCGAGCGCGGAGCGCAAATCCGGCTGGCTCACGATTTCCAGCAAGGGAGTGCCGCAGCGATTGAGGTCGATTCGGCTATCGGCCCGGCCGGTCGCCTCATCATGCATGCTTTTGCCGGCGTCTTCCTCCAGATGCGCCCGAATAATGCCGACTTTTTTAGCCGGAAAGCGCTCCTTGGGATCGCTGATCGCCAGCCACCCGTCAAACGAAAACGGCAGATCGTATTGGCTGATTTGATACCCCTTGGGCAGGTCGGGATAAAAATATTGCTTGCGGTCCCATTTGGTATAAGGGGCAATCTCGCAATTGAGGGCCAGCGCCGTCCGCAGGGCCAGTTCAAACGCGCGGCCATTCATCACGGGAAGCACCCCCGGCATGCCAATGCAGACCGGGCACGTCTGGGTGTTGGGCGCGCCGCCAAAGCGCGTGCCGCACCCGCAAAAGAGCTTGGTCGCCGTGCTCAATTGCACGTGCACTTCCAGCCCGATGATCGTGGTGTAGGGAACGCTCATGGAGGTAGCTTACATTTTTGGCCGGCGGGTGTGCCAGTCGGTCGCGGTTTGGAACATGTGCGCCGCGCGCAGCAGGCGGTCTTCTTGGAACGGGGGGGCGGTCAATTGCAGGCCAATCGGCAGGCCCGCCGCGCTCATACCGCAGGGAATGGCAATCCCCCCAATCCCCGCCAGATTCGCGCTCACGGTGTAAAGGTCGTCCAAATACATCGCCAGCGGATCGTTGGCTTTTTGACCAATGGGAAACGCGGTGGTGGGGCTGACGGGCCCGACGATCAAATCGACATGCTCAAACGCCCGGTCGTAATCCTGGCGGATCAGCCGCCGCACCTTGAGCGCTTTGACATAGTATGCGTCATAGTACCCGGCGGAGAGGGCGTACGCCCCGATCATGATGCGCCGCTTCACCTCCGTCCCAAAGCCCTCGGCCCGGCTCTGACGGTACATGCGCACCAAATTATTATCCACTTTGGCGGCGTCCGCCGCGCGCCCCGCCGCCAATAGCTCTTTCCTTTCGGCGGCTAGCTCCGCGGTCAATGGTCCCATCTCCGCCCGGCGGCCATAATGCACGCCGTCATAACGGGCTAAGTTGCTCGAGGCCTCGCACGGGGCAATGATGTAATAAGTGGCCACCGCATATTGGGCGTGTGGCAGTTCGACCTCGCGCACGCTGGCGCCTAGTGTCTCGTACACGTTAATCGCGGATTTCACGGCGGCGGCCACTTCGCCATCCAGGCCGGCGGCAAAGTGCTCGGGCACGATCCCCAACCGCAGTCCCGCCAAAGGCTGGGTCACCGTTTGCGAATATGGGGGCACCGCCGCATTTACGCTGGTGCTATCGCGCGGGTCGTGTCCGGCGATAACCTGTAGTAAAAGGGCCGCGTCCCGCGCGGTGTGCGCCAGCGGACCAATCTGGTCCAAGCTGCTGGCAAACGCCACCAGCCCATAGCGGCTGACACGCCCATAGGTTGGTTTCAGCCCGGTTACGCCGCACAAGCCGGCTGGCTGGCGAATAGAGCCGCCGGTGTCGGTGCCAATGGAGAGCGGGGCAAAGTCGGCGGCGATGGCCGCCGCCGCGCCGCCACTGGATCCGCCGGGGATACAGGCGGTATTCCAGGGATTGCGACAGGGAAAATAAGCGGAGTTTTCGTTGCTCCCCCCCATCGCAAACTCGTCCATATTTGTCCGGCCCAAGAGCACCGCGTCGGCCGCTGTCAGTCGCTCAATAATACCCGCGTCATAGGGAGAGCGAAAGTTTTCCAGCATCCGCGACCCGCAGGTCAGCAATTCGCCCCGCTGCGCGATCACATCTTTCACCGCCACCGGCAAGCCACCGAGTAGGCCCACGGGTTGTCCCGCTTGGCGCTTGGCGTCAATCGCGCGGGCCTGGGCCAGCGAGGAATCGGCATCCACCCGCAAGAACGCCCCAATCCGCGCATCATGGGTGGCAATCCGGTCCAAATAATGCCGTGTTAGCTCCACGGATGTCAATTGGCCCGTGCCGAGAAGCTCTAACAGTGAGCTGGCGGTGGATTGGGTAAGGTCCATAAAATTAGCCAACCCCACGGCGGCACAGAGCGCCGAAATAATCTAACGCCGTGGAATAAGCCAAACCGGGGTCGCCGCGCCGCATGGTCATTCTCCTAGAACGGCGGGGACCAGGTAGCATTCGCCATCGGCCCGGGGGGCATTGACCAACGCGGCTTCCCGTGGCAACGACGGAATCAATTCATCAGCGCGAAAGACATTTGTCAGTTCGACCGCGTGGGCC
The Pirellulales bacterium DNA segment above includes these coding regions:
- the bioA gene encoding adenosylmethionine--8-amino-7-oxononanoate transaminase codes for the protein MISSPQQLADWDRDHVWHAFTQMAEYQPFLIASAQGRTLVDIHGKTYLDGVSSLWCNLLGHRVPELDKAIREQLDQVAHVTLLGMGHPTTARLARKLAELAPAGMEHVFFSDSGASAVEVALKLAFQYQRQRPDPRPAKTEYIALTDAYHGDTLGAVSVGGVARFHALFDPLLFPVRRLPAPDLYRLPPGVTAEQARDYYTAQLEQLLAEHHATIAAMIIEPLMQCAAGMLAHPVGYLQKVRELTQRYDVLLIADEVAVGCGRTGTLFACQQEQVAPDLLCLAKGLTGGYLPLAATLASKQIYQAFLGDFAAGRTFFHGHTYGGNPLGAAAALATLEYLETQQILENLPPRIDRLRARLDRIGRHGHVGDIRQRGMIVGIELVRDKTTRESFAWTERRGWRVCQRALEKGVWLRPLGNVVVIFPPLTTTLAELDQICAAVEESIQEEFAREGLE
- the gatA gene encoding Asp-tRNA(Asn)/Glu-tRNA(Gln) amidotransferase subunit GatA; its protein translation is MDLTQSTASSLLELLGTGQLTSVELTRHYLDRIATHDARIGAFLRVDADSSLAQARAIDAKRQAGQPVGLLGGLPVAVKDVIAQRGELLTCGSRMLENFRSPYDAGIIERLTAADAVLLGRTNMDEFAMGGSNENSAYFPCRNPWNTACIPGGSSGGAAAAIAADFAPLSIGTDTGGSIRQPAGLCGVTGLKPTYGRVSRYGLVAFASSLDQIGPLAHTARDAALLLQVIAGHDPRDSTSVNAAVPPYSQTVTQPLAGLRLGIVPEHFAAGLDGEVAAAVKSAINVYETLGASVREVELPHAQYAVATYYIIAPCEASSNLARYDGVHYGRRAEMGPLTAELAAERKELLAAGRAADAAKVDNNLVRMYRQSRAEGFGTEVKRRIMIGAYALSAGYYDAYYVKALKVRRLIRQDYDRAFEHVDLIVGPVSPTTAFPIGQKANDPLAMYLDDLYTVSANLAGIGGIAIPCGMSAAGLPIGLQLTAPPFQEDRLLRAAHMFQTATDWHTRRPKM
- the gatB gene encoding Asp-tRNA(Asn)/Glu-tRNA(Gln) amidotransferase subunit GatB → MSVPYTTIIGLEVHVQLSTATKLFCGCGTRFGGAPNTQTCPVCIGMPGVLPVMNGRAFELALRTALALNCEIAPYTKWDRKQYFYPDLPKGYQISQYDLPFSFDGWLAISDPKERFPAKKVGIIRAHLEEDAGKSMHDEATGRADSRIDLNRCGTPLLEIVSQPDLRSALEAKAYLTELKLLLEYLEVSDCNMQEGSLRVDANVNLHIDAPGERLAKTPIVEIKNMNSFRAVERAIAYEADRQYDLWRERQIELGQPGGHKTTRGWDDTAGVTRPQREKEESADYRYFPDPDLTPVTVTREQIAAVRDQLPEPPPALRARFEAQFGLTPYDCEVLVSSGKPMVAYFLELAGLIGDGKTAVNWVTQDLARTLNERQVPLAEFPIRPPALAELIQRVQAGEFNTSKAREVFEAMLAQDLSVADAIAKLGITRVDESELVALCEKLLADNPRIVADVKAGKLQAAGGFVGQAKKLNPNVNPARVRELCLELIAKMGS